A single genomic interval of Spirosoma taeanense harbors:
- a CDS encoding ABC transporter permease has translation MIRHLFKLIWNKKKAHALLMVEIWASFMVLFGLTTLIVVNVRNYSQPLGFAYQNVWAIELNNNQDTMAVAEKAKAIFQRLKSYSDVESVSRMSNNFPFSANTMNNMVEHNKARTLAHQYVTDENFARTLAMPVLEGSWYRRADRVGKYKPVVINQKAREELFGDENPLGGIISDNFKVTGVVGNFKAKGEFMANQPAMFELLDEDSSWDKTMLVRVKPGTDAIFEARLVKDITSMANGWSVEVDHLTDSRQNQHNLTLVPVIIFLIISSFLLINVGLGLFGVLNLSIARRRGEIGLRRALGATGNGISTQFIGEIWVLATFGLLIGLLFAMQFPLLNVFDLEAGVYLTAIVMSVIVIYVIVTLCALFPSRQAAQIQPAVALHEE, from the coding sequence ATGATACGTCATCTTTTTAAATTAATCTGGAACAAGAAAAAGGCCCACGCTTTGCTGATGGTGGAGATCTGGGCGTCGTTTATGGTGCTCTTCGGCCTGACAACGCTGATTGTGGTCAACGTCAGAAATTATAGCCAGCCCCTCGGTTTTGCCTATCAGAACGTATGGGCCATTGAGCTGAACAACAACCAGGATACGATGGCGGTTGCCGAAAAAGCGAAGGCAATCTTCCAGCGGCTTAAGTCCTATTCCGACGTGGAGTCGGTGTCGCGGATGAGCAACAACTTCCCGTTCTCGGCCAATACCATGAACAACATGGTGGAGCACAACAAAGCGCGTACGCTGGCCCATCAGTACGTGACCGATGAGAATTTTGCCCGGACGCTGGCCATGCCCGTTCTTGAAGGGAGCTGGTATCGCCGGGCCGACCGGGTGGGAAAATACAAGCCGGTTGTCATCAATCAGAAAGCCCGGGAAGAGTTGTTCGGGGACGAAAATCCGCTGGGTGGAATCATCAGTGATAACTTCAAGGTTACGGGGGTAGTCGGAAATTTCAAGGCTAAAGGCGAGTTTATGGCTAACCAGCCCGCCATGTTCGAACTTCTGGATGAAGATTCTTCGTGGGACAAAACGATGCTGGTTCGCGTAAAACCCGGCACCGACGCCATCTTCGAGGCCCGGCTGGTCAAAGACATCACATCCATGGCGAACGGATGGAGCGTGGAAGTTGACCACCTGACCGATTCCCGTCAGAATCAGCATAACCTGACGCTGGTGCCGGTAATCATTTTTCTGATCATCAGCAGCTTTCTGCTGATCAACGTCGGTCTGGGTTTATTTGGGGTGCTGAACCTGAGCATTGCCCGGCGACGGGGCGAAATTGGTCTGCGTCGGGCGTTGGGCGCTACCGGCAACGGCATCTCGACGCAGTTCATCGGCGAAATCTGGGTGCTGGCCACCTTCGGGCTGCTGATTGGGCTGCTGTTTGCCATGCAGTTTCCGCTGCTGAACGTGTTTGATCTGGAAGCGGGCGTCTACCTGACCGCCATCGTCATGTCGGTTATCGTCATCTACGTCATCGTTACGTTATGCGCCCTGTTCCCCAGCCGGCAAGCCGCCCAGATCCAACCCGCCGTGGCCCTCCATGAGGAGTAG
- a CDS encoding ABC transporter transmembrane domain-containing protein translates to MAVIEAIESPPSPVQRLFRLLSNEKKDIGYIYLYAIVTGIISLSLPLGIQAVFNLVSGGLVFSSVYVLIGLVIAGVIIAGLLLIGQMVLVEILQQRIFAKAAFEFAYRLPRIQPESFGGYYPPELMNRFFDVMTIQKGLPKLLIDLTAAAMQILFGIILLSFYHPVFLAFGLFTLLAVTGIVLISGPAGLRTSLRESKDKYKVVAYLEDIARDLPGYRYRTANGSADQLELIDHMDALVTNYLKNRQQHFGVLKRIFYNGLAFKTLITAGLLILGTTLVVGREMTLGQFVASELVIVLITSSVDKLLSGIDTVFDLLTAVEKIGSVTDLPLETETDHA, encoded by the coding sequence ATGGCAGTTATCGAAGCAATTGAGTCGCCACCGTCGCCTGTGCAACGGCTATTCCGGCTTCTGTCGAATGAAAAAAAAGATATTGGGTACATCTATCTGTACGCCATCGTAACCGGTATTATCAGTCTGTCTCTGCCGCTGGGCATTCAGGCTGTTTTTAACCTGGTGTCGGGTGGGCTGGTGTTCAGTTCTGTCTACGTGCTCATCGGACTGGTCATTGCCGGCGTTATCATAGCCGGTCTGTTGCTGATTGGCCAGATGGTTCTGGTTGAGATTTTGCAGCAGCGCATTTTCGCCAAAGCGGCTTTTGAATTTGCTTACCGCCTGCCGCGTATCCAGCCCGAAAGTTTCGGCGGTTATTACCCGCCCGAATTGATGAACCGGTTTTTTGATGTGATGACCATTCAGAAGGGTCTGCCGAAACTGCTGATCGACCTGACAGCGGCAGCGATGCAGATTCTGTTCGGCATTATTCTGCTGTCGTTTTATCACCCCGTGTTTCTGGCGTTCGGTTTGTTTACGCTGCTGGCCGTAACGGGAATTGTATTGATCAGTGGTCCGGCAGGATTACGGACGAGTCTGCGCGAATCGAAGGACAAATACAAGGTGGTTGCTTATCTGGAAGACATTGCCCGTGACCTGCCTGGTTACCGCTACCGAACCGCTAACGGCTCGGCCGATCAGCTTGAACTGATTGACCATATGGATGCGTTGGTGACGAATTATCTGAAGAATCGGCAGCAGCATTTTGGCGTGCTGAAACGGATATTTTACAATGGTCTGGCCTTCAAAACGCTGATCACGGCCGGCCTGCTCATTCTGGGTACTACGCTCGTGGTGGGCCGGGAGATGACGCTGGGGCAGTTTGTGGCCTCGGAGTTAGTGATTGTTCTGATTACGAGTTCGGTTGATAAGCTGCTGTCGGGTATTGATACCGTATTCGATCTGCTGACGGCCGTTGAAAAAATCGGGAGCGTAACTGACCTGCCACTAGAAACTGAAACGGACCATGCTTAA
- a CDS encoding sensor histidine kinase has protein sequence MKLSLRSRYLIYIIVVHLALVGLTWLVLQKDKLWFIASELLILTSAYIAIRIYKAFRQPSEFIASGVEAIKDKDFTVKFVPTGNDEVDGLIHVYNLMIDQLRQERTRQAEQRFFLDKLIEAAPIAILIFDYDERIAEANPKAAELLGQSADALRSRTIGQLNHPVLNQLAGAPVGLTHTVKPNGVETYRILRGQFMDRGFQRQFMLIEELTAEIIETEKKAYGKVIRMMAHEVNNSIGAVSSILTVTESELENADLKRAVRVAIERNDRLNRFMRRFADVVRLPAPMLVATDVTELARNVHQLMEPQASARGVSLTLQVPDSPVIQPVDVGQMEQVLVNVVKNAIEACGHGQTVVIRVSAQQLIVRNDGTPIPDSVAANLFNPFFSTKPDGQGIGLTLTREILLNHGFTFSLLTEADGWTAFTIRWNGVQSFA, from the coding sequence ATGAAGCTTTCGCTACGGTCCCGTTACCTGATCTATATCATTGTTGTCCATCTGGCGCTAGTCGGACTGACCTGGCTGGTGCTTCAAAAAGACAAGCTCTGGTTTATCGCTTCGGAGTTGCTGATTCTCACTTCCGCATACATAGCCATTCGCATTTACAAGGCCTTCCGGCAGCCCTCGGAATTTATCGCGTCGGGTGTAGAAGCCATCAAGGACAAAGACTTTACCGTGAAGTTCGTGCCGACGGGCAACGACGAAGTTGACGGTCTGATTCACGTCTATAACCTGATGATTGACCAGCTTCGCCAGGAACGTACGCGGCAGGCGGAACAGCGGTTTTTTCTCGATAAGCTAATCGAGGCTGCCCCCATTGCCATTCTAATTTTCGATTACGACGAACGCATTGCCGAAGCGAACCCGAAAGCCGCTGAACTGCTTGGGCAATCGGCCGATGCGTTGCGGAGCCGAACCATCGGCCAGTTAAATCATCCCGTGCTCAATCAGCTGGCGGGCGCGCCGGTCGGACTGACGCATACCGTAAAGCCGAATGGGGTTGAAACCTACCGAATCCTGCGGGGACAGTTCATGGACCGGGGTTTTCAGCGTCAGTTCATGCTGATCGAGGAGTTGACCGCCGAGATCATTGAAACCGAGAAGAAAGCCTACGGCAAAGTCATTCGGATGATGGCCCATGAGGTTAACAATTCCATTGGCGCCGTCAGCTCAATCCTGACCGTAACCGAGTCGGAGCTGGAAAACGCTGATCTGAAACGGGCCGTGCGCGTCGCCATTGAGCGTAATGACCGGCTGAATCGGTTCATGCGCCGGTTTGCCGACGTTGTGCGTTTGCCCGCCCCTATGCTCGTTGCTACCGACGTTACTGAACTGGCCCGCAACGTGCACCAGCTGATGGAGCCGCAGGCCAGCGCCCGCGGTGTTTCGCTAACGCTGCAAGTGCCGGATAGTCCGGTGATACAACCCGTGGATGTTGGCCAGATGGAGCAGGTCCTGGTGAATGTGGTGAAGAACGCTATTGAAGCCTGTGGACATGGGCAGACCGTGGTGATTCGGGTATCGGCGCAGCAGTTGATCGTGCGGAATGATGGAACGCCCATCCCTGATTCGGTGGCTGCTAATCTGTTTAACCCGTTTTTCAGCACCAAGCCCGACGGCCAGGGTATTGGGCTGACGCTCACCCGCGAAATTCTGCTGAATCATGGCTTTACGTTCTCACTCCTGACGGAAGCTGATGGCTGGACAGCCTTCACCATCCGGTGGAATGGCGTGCAGTCCTTTGCCTGA
- a CDS encoding TetR/AcrR family transcriptional regulator: protein MEYSLHVRMNAHLFLRDPEGSDLGRRIVRQGTLLFDEVGFEEATFKKLAERLNTKEASIYRYFENKHRLLVYLVAWYWQWMEFQLVFQTNNLADPHEKLERLLRLVLLKDVAPTATDDIDIRALHGIVVRESSKAYLTRHVTEDNRHQLFKPYKDLCSRIAGIILEYHPDYPYARSVASSLIETAHYQTFFMQNLPSLTDFASKPGNTGGDSTKLLRFMRHLLFSALDTPTSP from the coding sequence ATGGAGTATTCGTTGCATGTGCGCATGAACGCGCACTTATTTTTACGCGACCCGGAAGGGTCTGATTTAGGACGACGGATTGTCCGACAGGGGACGTTATTATTTGACGAAGTCGGCTTTGAGGAGGCTACGTTTAAAAAACTGGCCGAGCGTCTGAATACCAAAGAAGCCAGCATTTATCGGTATTTCGAAAATAAGCACCGACTGCTGGTTTATCTGGTAGCCTGGTATTGGCAGTGGATGGAATTTCAGCTTGTTTTTCAGACAAATAATCTCGCGGACCCGCACGAGAAGCTAGAGCGGCTGCTGCGCCTGGTATTACTGAAGGATGTGGCCCCAACGGCTACGGATGACATTGACATCCGGGCGCTTCACGGTATCGTCGTGCGCGAGTCGAGTAAGGCGTATCTGACCCGGCACGTTACAGAAGACAACCGGCATCAGTTATTTAAACCATATAAAGACCTATGCAGCCGCATTGCGGGCATTATTCTGGAATACCACCCTGATTACCCCTATGCCCGCTCGGTGGCCAGTTCGCTCATCGAAACGGCGCATTACCAAACGTTTTTCATGCAGAACCTGCCGTCCCTGACCGACTTCGCATCAAAGCCGGGCAATACGGGGGGCGACTCCACAAAGTTGCTGAGGTTCATGCGGCATCTCCTGTTTTCGGCCCTGGATACACCGACCTCCCCGTAG
- a CDS encoding efflux RND transporter permease subunit, which yields MSLPELSLNRPVFAMVMSIVIVLFGIIGFTFLGVREYPAIDPPVISVRTNYTGANPDIIESQITEPIEKSLNSIEGIRTISSNSALGASTITVEFNLDADLEQAANDVRDKVAQAQRQLPQDIDAPPVVTKADANSDPIIFMTVQSTTRNPTQLSDYAENVLQERLQTIPGVSQANVYGLKRQAMRLWIDPIKLSAYRLTTQDIQNALTSQNVELPGGKVYGNNTELTVKAVGRLTTEDDFNNLILRQTANQIVRFKDVGTATLGAENEETISKQNGVVGVVLALIPQPGANYVSIADEFYRRFDALKRDLPDDIRVSIGIDRSTFIRRAIEEVGETLLISFVLVVLVIYFFFRDWLIAFRPLIDIPVSLIGAFFIMYVADFSINVLTLLGIVLATGLVVDDGIVVTENIFKKIEQGMDTKQAAKEGSNEIFFAVIATSITLAIVFLPVIFLQGFVGRLFREFGVVVAGAVLISAFVSLTLTPVLSVKLTSKNHGRSWFYRKTEPFFEWLDQSYRSSLESFLRKRGWAFVMIGACLLLIFGLGSLLKSELAPLEDRSRTRIAITSPEGTSYESQATTTDRVMQFVLDSIPETKLAFSVVAPGFSGAGAVNSSFVMVNMTDPSERERSQQDIVDYLTKNLKRFSEARMFATQDQTIQVGRGGGLPVQFVIQNLNFEKLREKLPTFLEEVQKDPTFQNSDVDLKFNKPELNISIDREKATNLGVSVQDVAQTLQLALSNRRLAYFLMNGKQYQVIGQVARGDRDEPVDLASFYVRTNQGTLIQLDNLVKFQEVSSPPQVYHYNRFKSATVSAGLAPGKTVGDGVAAMQAIAARTLDDSFQTALSGPSRDYAESSGNTLFAFGLALILVYLILAAQFDSFVDPFIIMITVPLALAGAVFSLWMFNQTLNIFSQIGIIMLVGLVTKNGILIVEFANEQRLTGKNKFEAAAESAALRLRPILMTTLVAAFGALPLALALGSASKSRIPLGIVIVGGLLFSLILTLYVVPVIYTYLSRRKDVQPEEGVKEKRPLPQPDGRETGDTEKPEEMEVI from the coding sequence ATGAGTCTCCCCGAATTAAGTCTTAACCGACCCGTTTTTGCGATGGTGATGTCCATCGTTATCGTGCTGTTCGGTATCATTGGCTTTACGTTCCTGGGCGTTCGTGAGTATCCGGCCATTGACCCGCCGGTTATATCCGTGCGGACGAACTATACCGGCGCTAACCCGGACATCATTGAGTCGCAGATTACGGAGCCCATCGAAAAATCGCTGAACAGCATCGAGGGTATTCGGACGATCTCCTCCAATAGCGCCCTGGGTGCCAGCACCATTACCGTAGAGTTTAACCTCGACGCCGACCTGGAACAGGCTGCCAACGACGTGCGCGATAAGGTCGCTCAGGCGCAGCGTCAGCTTCCGCAGGACATTGACGCTCCGCCCGTGGTGACGAAGGCCGACGCCAACTCCGATCCAATTATTTTTATGACCGTTCAGAGTACGACGCGGAATCCGACTCAGTTGTCGGACTACGCCGAAAACGTGCTGCAGGAGCGGCTCCAGACCATTCCGGGCGTTAGCCAGGCCAACGTGTATGGTCTCAAACGTCAGGCCATGCGGCTCTGGATTGATCCAATCAAGCTGTCGGCTTACCGCCTGACCACACAGGATATTCAGAATGCGCTGACCTCGCAGAACGTAGAACTGCCGGGCGGTAAAGTGTATGGCAACAATACCGAACTGACCGTTAAGGCCGTTGGTCGGCTTACAACGGAAGATGATTTCAACAACCTGATCCTTCGGCAGACGGCAAACCAGATCGTTCGCTTTAAGGATGTGGGAACGGCCACGCTGGGCGCTGAAAACGAAGAAACGATCTCGAAGCAGAATGGCGTGGTGGGTGTTGTTCTGGCCCTGATCCCGCAACCGGGGGCCAACTACGTGAGCATTGCCGACGAGTTCTACCGACGTTTCGACGCTTTAAAAAGAGACCTGCCGGACGATATTCGGGTAAGTATCGGGATTGACCGGTCTACGTTCATTCGTCGGGCTATTGAGGAAGTCGGCGAAACGCTGTTGATTTCATTCGTACTGGTCGTACTGGTGATTTACTTCTTCTTCCGCGACTGGCTGATCGCCTTCCGGCCGCTGATTGACATTCCGGTGTCGCTCATTGGTGCGTTCTTTATTATGTACGTAGCCGACTTTAGTATCAACGTCCTGACGCTGCTGGGGATCGTGCTGGCTACGGGTCTGGTTGTGGACGATGGTATCGTCGTGACAGAGAACATCTTCAAGAAGATTGAGCAGGGCATGGATACTAAACAAGCTGCGAAGGAAGGCTCCAATGAGATTTTCTTCGCCGTTATTGCCACAAGTATTACCCTGGCGATTGTGTTTCTGCCGGTTATCTTTCTGCAGGGGTTTGTGGGTCGGCTTTTCCGGGAGTTCGGCGTCGTTGTTGCAGGAGCCGTTCTGATTTCGGCGTTTGTATCGCTGACCCTGACGCCGGTATTGAGCGTAAAACTAACCAGCAAAAACCACGGCCGGTCCTGGTTTTACCGAAAAACCGAACCTTTTTTCGAATGGCTCGATCAATCGTATCGCAGTTCGCTGGAGTCGTTCTTGCGCAAACGGGGCTGGGCCTTTGTCATGATCGGCGCGTGTTTGCTGTTGATTTTCGGTTTAGGTTCCCTGCTCAAGTCTGAGCTTGCCCCGCTCGAAGACCGCAGCCGGACCCGGATCGCGATTACGTCGCCCGAAGGAACCAGCTACGAATCGCAGGCGACTACGACCGACAGGGTTATGCAGTTTGTCCTTGACTCGATTCCTGAGACTAAACTGGCGTTTAGCGTCGTTGCCCCCGGCTTTTCGGGAGCAGGAGCCGTCAACTCTTCGTTCGTTATGGTCAACATGACCGACCCCAGCGAACGCGAGCGGTCGCAGCAGGACATTGTCGATTATCTGACCAAAAACCTGAAGCGGTTCAGCGAGGCCCGCATGTTCGCCACCCAGGACCAGACCATTCAGGTCGGCCGGGGCGGTGGTCTGCCCGTGCAGTTCGTCATTCAGAACCTGAACTTTGAAAAGCTGCGGGAAAAACTACCAACTTTCCTGGAAGAGGTGCAGAAAGACCCTACCTTTCAGAACTCCGATGTTGACCTTAAATTCAACAAGCCTGAACTCAACATCAGCATTGACCGCGAAAAAGCGACCAACCTGGGCGTATCGGTACAGGACGTAGCGCAAACGCTACAGCTGGCTCTCAGTAACCGGCGGCTGGCTTATTTCCTGATGAATGGAAAACAGTATCAGGTGATTGGTCAGGTAGCCCGGGGCGACCGCGACGAACCCGTCGATCTGGCCTCGTTCTACGTCCGTACCAATCAGGGTACGCTGATTCAGCTGGACAACCTGGTGAAATTCCAGGAGGTGAGCAGCCCCCCGCAGGTTTACCACTACAACCGGTTCAAATCAGCGACCGTATCGGCCGGTCTGGCTCCGGGCAAAACCGTAGGTGACGGGGTAGCCGCCATGCAGGCGATTGCCGCCCGAACGCTGGACGACTCCTTCCAGACGGCCCTCTCCGGTCCGTCGCGCGATTACGCAGAAAGCTCGGGTAATACGCTGTTTGCCTTTGGGCTGGCCCTGATTCTGGTGTACCTGATTCTGGCTGCGCAGTTCGATTCGTTTGTTGACCCCTTCATTATCATGATTACGGTACCGCTGGCGCTGGCCGGGGCCGTGTTCTCGCTCTGGATGTTCAACCAGACGCTCAATATCTTCAGCCAGATTGGTATCATCATGCTCGTTGGTCTGGTAACCAAGAACGGGATTCTGATCGTGGAGTTTGCCAATGAACAGCGGTTAACCGGCAAAAACAAATTTGAAGCCGCTGCCGAGTCGGCCGCTCTGCGCCTTCGTCCGATTCTGATGACGACGCTCGTAGCCGCGTTTGGCGCCCTGCCGCTGGCGCTCGCCTTAGGTTCCGCTTCAAAAAGCCGGATTCCTCTGGGGATTGTTATTGTGGGCGGGTTGCTCTTCTCACTCATCCTGACGCTTTACGTAGTGCCGGTGATCTATACATATCTGAGCCGTCGGAAAGACGTTCAACCGGAAGAAGGCGTTAAAGAAAAACGGCCCCTGCCCCAACCCGACGGGCGCGAAACGGGCGATACGGAAAAGCCGGAGGAAATGGAAGTTATTTAG
- a CDS encoding four helix bundle protein, with protein MKRSFRFESLEVWQISIELGDQLFDIADNLEQMKRYRFAEQLRGAGMSISNNIAEGSESVSKKEFYQFLNFARRSCFECANILIVVQRRGYVSEETKQRLFASLDELSRKISSFQKVLCPAD; from the coding sequence ATGAAAAGAAGCTTCCGGTTTGAAAGCCTTGAGGTTTGGCAGATCAGCATTGAACTAGGCGATCAATTGTTCGATATCGCTGACAATCTGGAGCAGATGAAACGTTACCGATTTGCCGAGCAACTTCGTGGAGCTGGAATGAGTATCTCCAACAATATTGCCGAAGGTTCCGAGTCAGTTTCGAAGAAAGAATTTTATCAGTTTTTGAATTTTGCCCGGCGATCCTGTTTTGAATGCGCAAATATTCTAATTGTCGTGCAGCGGAGAGGATATGTTTCTGAGGAAACAAAACAGCGACTTTTTGCTAGTCTGGATGAACTTAGCCGTAAGATCTCCAGCTTTCAGAAGGTTCTCTGTCCCGCCGATTAA
- a CDS encoding efflux RND transporter periplasmic adaptor subunit, translated as MKRWIAIGLVVLVLGGIIVYNKVLHPAPGASSGAPGGGDGGKGGAGKGGPGGAGRGPTPAVNGFVVVSQSLKEEVVSSGSLLAAEQVDIYPEISARITQLNIREGQPVQKGDLLVKLFDADLRAQLQKLQAQADNARRTEERNKQLLDRGGISQQEFDIATTNLRSSLADIELVRANLQRTEIRAPFSGIIGLRNVSSGAVVSPNTLIARLQQISSLKLDFSIPEKYGQSVHTGSTISFLVDGASNPSQGVVYAIEPGVEEETRNLRIRARVSNPSLRFRPGTFARVTLTIQNEKSLVVPTQAIIPQTRTNQVVVVKNGKAQFRDVKTGLRTAGTIQVLSGVQAGDTVATTGLLFLKPDVPVKVNRVITLPGSGPKVAQN; from the coding sequence GTGAAAAGATGGATTGCTATCGGTCTCGTCGTCTTAGTTCTTGGCGGGATAATTGTGTACAATAAAGTGTTACATCCGGCTCCGGGAGCCTCATCGGGCGCACCGGGCGGTGGCGACGGTGGAAAAGGCGGGGCTGGAAAAGGCGGGCCGGGCGGTGCTGGCCGGGGTCCCACCCCGGCGGTAAATGGGTTCGTAGTTGTCTCCCAGAGTCTGAAAGAAGAAGTAGTATCCAGTGGCTCACTCCTGGCCGCCGAACAGGTAGACATTTACCCTGAAATATCGGCCCGCATCACCCAACTCAACATTCGCGAAGGTCAGCCGGTCCAGAAGGGCGATCTGCTGGTCAAGCTGTTTGACGCCGATCTGCGGGCGCAGCTCCAGAAACTGCAGGCCCAGGCCGACAACGCCCGGCGCACCGAAGAGCGGAATAAGCAACTACTGGACCGTGGCGGTATCAGCCAGCAGGAATTCGACATTGCCACCACCAATTTACGCAGCAGTCTGGCCGACATTGAGCTGGTTCGGGCCAATCTACAGCGGACCGAAATTCGGGCGCCTTTTTCAGGTATTATCGGCTTGCGTAACGTCAGTTCAGGAGCGGTTGTATCGCCCAATACGCTGATTGCCCGGCTTCAGCAGATTTCCTCCTTGAAACTCGACTTCTCCATCCCCGAAAAATACGGGCAGTCGGTTCATACCGGCAGCACGATCTCTTTCCTGGTTGACGGCGCCAGCAATCCCAGTCAGGGCGTTGTTTACGCCATTGAACCAGGCGTAGAAGAGGAAACACGTAACCTGCGTATCCGGGCGCGCGTCAGTAACCCTTCGTTGCGGTTCCGACCCGGCACCTTCGCCCGCGTAACGCTGACGATCCAGAACGAAAAAAGCCTCGTAGTTCCTACGCAGGCCATCATTCCCCAGACCCGGACGAACCAGGTGGTGGTTGTAAAAAACGGCAAAGCTCAGTTTCGCGACGTAAAGACGGGGCTTCGCACGGCGGGCACCATTCAGGTTTTATCGGGCGTACAGGCGGGCGATACGGTAGCAACTACCGGTCTGCTGTTTCTCAAGCCCGACGTGCCGGTTAAGGTCAATCGGGTCATAACCCTGCCGGGCAGCGGGCCGAAGGTAGCGCAGAACTGA
- a CDS encoding sigma-54-dependent transcriptional regulator — translation MLLIIDDDVAIQTSLSLLFRREGFAVRVADGPFETREVLDEETPELILLDMNFSVDTSGDDGLRLLRQIRERLPQVPVVLITGWGSIDLAVEGMKAGARDFITKPWQNDHLVQSVRTALKLAGSEPASASRRQLDSQFQFDNIVGDDPNLLDVLTTVGRVAPTDAPVLITGESGTGKELVAEAIHQNSRRKRHPFVKVNLGGISSTLFESELFGHVRGAFTDAKADRVGRFELANRGSIFLDEIGDLDPASQVKLLRVLQDRTFEPLGSSKSRTVDVRVICATNRNLEEMVSRGQFREDLFYRINLITVRLPALRERPGDIPALVNYFVSNLRTIYARPDLRVSREAMNWLKTLSLPGNIRQLKNLVERTVLLAPGNELTIADFERNRTGLTDRPVPATDTLPAVGSMTLEEIEHQMIVRAMAYHNNRVARVARALGITRFALYRRLEKFGIPYTAEE, via the coding sequence ATGCTGCTCATTATTGACGACGACGTTGCGATTCAAACCTCACTTTCGCTGCTGTTCCGGCGGGAAGGCTTCGCCGTGCGCGTAGCCGACGGACCGTTTGAAACCCGCGAGGTGCTGGATGAAGAAACGCCGGAGTTGATTCTGCTCGACATGAACTTCTCGGTAGATACGTCGGGCGACGATGGATTACGGCTGCTCCGTCAAATCCGTGAGCGGCTGCCGCAGGTGCCGGTGGTTCTCATTACCGGCTGGGGCAGCATTGATCTTGCCGTCGAGGGCATGAAGGCCGGAGCCCGGGACTTTATTACCAAACCCTGGCAAAACGACCACCTGGTTCAGTCGGTGCGGACGGCACTGAAGCTGGCTGGTTCCGAACCTGCCTCTGCCAGTCGGCGGCAGCTGGATAGTCAGTTTCAGTTTGACAACATCGTGGGGGATGACCCTAACCTGCTCGATGTGTTAACCACCGTCGGGCGTGTGGCCCCAACAGATGCGCCGGTCCTGATTACGGGCGAAAGCGGTACGGGCAAGGAGCTCGTCGCCGAAGCCATCCACCAGAACAGTCGGCGCAAACGTCATCCGTTTGTTAAGGTTAACCTCGGGGGTATTTCCAGTACTTTGTTTGAGAGCGAACTGTTTGGCCACGTACGGGGTGCGTTCACCGACGCCAAAGCCGACCGTGTGGGTCGGTTTGAACTGGCTAACCGGGGCAGCATCTTTCTGGATGAAATTGGTGACCTCGACCCGGCCTCGCAGGTTAAACTCCTGCGCGTGCTGCAGGACCGCACCTTCGAGCCGCTCGGCAGCAGCAAGAGCCGCACGGTTGACGTCCGGGTGATCTGCGCTACGAACCGGAACCTGGAAGAAATGGTGAGCCGGGGCCAGTTTCGGGAAGATTTGTTTTATCGGATCAACCTGATTACGGTCCGGCTCCCGGCATTACGCGAACGCCCCGGCGATATACCGGCCCTGGTCAACTACTTTGTCAGCAACCTTCGGACCATCTACGCCCGGCCCGATCTGCGCGTCAGCCGGGAGGCCATGAACTGGCTCAAAACCCTGTCCTTACCGGGCAACATCCGGCAACTAAAAAACCTGGTCGAACGGACTGTCCTGCTGGCTCCTGGCAACGAACTGACCATTGCCGACTTCGAGAGGAACCGAACCGGATTGACGGACCGTCCCGTCCCCGCGACCGACACGTTGCCGGCGGTTGGGAGCATGACGCTCGAAGAAATCGAACACCAGATGATCGTTCGGGCCATGGCCTATCATAATAATCGGGTCGCCCGGGTGGCGCGGGCACTGGGTATTACCCGTTTTGCCTTGTACCGGCGTTTAGAGAAATTTGGCATTCCCTATACCGCCGAGGAATGA